One window of Gloeothece citriformis PCC 7424 genomic DNA carries:
- a CDS encoding DUF86 domain-containing protein, which yields MNRDRASIIDLVNAAQKIKRFSVGLDRLTLLEDEQKQSAILYQIIVIGEAVKRLSVEFRNQYPSIPWRDIAGMRDIVTHQYDRINIETLWDVIDKDLPELMVLIEPLLSELQ from the coding sequence ATGAACAGAGATAGAGCGTCTATAATTGATCTTGTTAATGCAGCACAAAAAATTAAACGGTTTTCGGTTGGGTTAGATCGTTTAACTCTCTTGGAAGATGAACAGAAGCAGTCAGCTATTCTTTATCAAATCATTGTTATCGGTGAAGCAGTTAAACGGCTTTCTGTTGAATTCCGTAATCAATATCCTTCAATTCCTTGGCGTGACATTGCCGGTATGCGCGATATAGTTACCCATCAATATGATCGTATTAACATTGAGACTTTATGGGATGTTATTGACAAAGACCTACCCGAACTAATGGTATTAATAGAACCTCTTTTATCCGAACTCCAGTAA
- the ggt gene encoding gamma-glutamyltransferase: protein MVNKTRGVIAAGHEKTAEAGKIMFDLGGNSFDAAIAAVLASFVVESVLTSAGGGGFLLAHTQDHQNILFDFFCQTPRRKRNRQEVDFYDVQLNFGGEIQEFHIGLGSIAVPGSLAGLFEIHQRLGKLPFDLVAEPAINYAKNSFRVKKFNAYCYQLLSPILLNTLESRKIYAPEGKLLKTGQICYMTDFAETLTQLVSQGSQGFYRGEIARQIVKDLSKGGYLTEEDLENYQVITRNPLKITYRNYEILTNPPPSSGGILIAFALKLLEDYDLSKIEFGSQQHLEILAEIMRLTNQARQEKYDAYLYQKNVEESFLSATSRKNYQQQLQTILNKWGSTTHVSVLDEDGNAASVTTSNGEGSSYIVPGTGIMLNNMLGEADLNPLGFHQWQENQRISSMMSPTIVLKEGKPKIVLGSGGSNRIRTAIFQVISNLIDFELPIEVAVNSGRVHWENYIYSLEPAPGREQILDELNFCQETQIVLWEQQNMFFGGVHTVGQGKDGTLQGAGDTRREGVILGATREG from the coding sequence ATGGTTAACAAGACTCGTGGTGTAATTGCTGCCGGCCATGAAAAAACTGCCGAAGCCGGAAAAATTATGTTTGATTTAGGGGGAAATAGCTTTGATGCTGCGATCGCTGCTGTTTTAGCGTCTTTTGTGGTTGAATCTGTCCTTACTTCTGCGGGAGGAGGAGGATTTTTACTCGCCCATACCCAAGATCATCAAAATATTTTGTTTGATTTTTTTTGTCAAACTCCACGACGGAAAAGAAACCGACAAGAGGTTGATTTTTATGACGTTCAATTGAACTTTGGAGGAGAAATTCAAGAGTTTCATATCGGGTTAGGGTCAATTGCTGTACCGGGAAGTTTAGCCGGACTTTTTGAGATTCATCAACGCTTAGGTAAATTACCGTTTGATTTAGTAGCTGAACCCGCCATAAATTATGCTAAAAATAGCTTTAGAGTGAAAAAATTTAATGCCTATTGCTATCAACTTCTTAGCCCCATTCTTCTCAATACTTTAGAATCTAGAAAAATTTATGCTCCTGAAGGAAAGTTACTCAAAACCGGTCAAATTTGTTATATGACCGATTTTGCAGAAACCTTAACTCAATTAGTCAGTCAAGGTTCACAAGGCTTTTATCGAGGAGAAATTGCGCGACAAATCGTCAAAGACTTATCCAAAGGAGGCTATTTAACCGAAGAAGATTTAGAAAATTATCAAGTCATTACCAGAAACCCTTTAAAAATAACCTATAGAAATTATGAAATTTTAACGAATCCGCCCCCCAGTTCAGGAGGAATTTTAATCGCTTTTGCCCTCAAATTATTAGAAGATTACGACTTAAGTAAAATTGAATTTGGCAGTCAGCAACATTTAGAAATTTTAGCGGAAATTATGCGCTTAACCAATCAAGCGAGACAGGAAAAATATGATGCTTATCTCTATCAAAAGAATGTTGAAGAGAGTTTTCTTTCTGCTACCAGCCGAAAAAATTATCAACAACAATTACAAACAATTTTAAATAAATGGGGCAGCACTACTCATGTTAGTGTATTAGATGAAGATGGAAACGCCGCTAGTGTTACCACCTCTAATGGAGAGGGGTCATCCTATATTGTGCCCGGAACCGGCATAATGCTCAATAATATGTTAGGAGAAGCGGATCTTAATCCGTTAGGATTTCATCAATGGCAAGAAAATCAAAGAATATCTTCAATGATGTCTCCGACTATCGTCTTAAAAGAGGGAAAACCAAAAATCGTGTTAGGATCGGGGGGTTCAAACCGCATCAGAACCGCCATTTTTCAAGTTATTTCTAATTTAATTGATTTTGAGCTACCGATAGAAGTCGCGGTTAACAGTGGACGAGTTCACTGGGAAAACTACATTTATAGTTTAGAACCTGCACCCGGACGAGAACAGATCCTTGACGAGCTAAACTTTTGTCAAGAGACTCAAATTGTGCTTTGGGAGCAACAAAATATGTTCTTTGGGGGGGTTCATACCGTCGGACAAGGAAAAGACGGAACACTCCAAGGCGCAGGAGATACTCGAAGAGAAGGAGTCATCTTGGGAGCAACTAGAGAGGGCTAA
- a CDS encoding TolC family protein, which produces MVSFPNWMVYSTGILFFLGYGASVNAQTTPSQGITESYEFFPVPSRAADLMPLPQKTLPVPKVTDLRKLAQESSGTKSQSPLISNRQKLNQRQLAQTLQQPTSPQTNPPQTSTPPTTNPFPPPPIPEFLNPGANPLLYPTNPTDVDIRAVEPITLEQAVEIALKNNEQLQQARLALQRAQAELREARAQLYPEVRTNIDFERESNFGVDRQREAANETGEPFNFPLAEASVNGQVELNYTVFTAGERPARIRRGRTEVERNQLEVERIAEEVRFDAADAYYILQRADAAVAIAQAAVEDASVSLRDARLLEQAGLGTRFSVLQAEVDLSRANQDLTRAIADQRIARRRLAEILSVGQQIELTAADEIEPAGDWPISLEETIVQAYQNRAELQQQVLQKEINRQDSLIALATTRPQLDFIANYNFDDSFDDRFSVADGYFFLARIRWLIFDGGRSEAQARQAYRNMDIAQTEFARLRDEIRFNVEQAYFDLIANQENIQTAALNVTTATESLRLARLRFQAGVGTQIDVINAQRDLTQARSDYLTAIIEYNRSLNSLQRQVSNWPDNVLFDVF; this is translated from the coding sequence ATGGTAAGTTTTCCAAACTGGATGGTCTATAGTACAGGAATTTTATTTTTTCTCGGCTATGGAGCATCGGTAAACGCTCAAACTACACCCTCTCAAGGTATAACAGAGTCTTATGAGTTCTTTCCTGTTCCCTCTAGGGCAGCAGATTTAATGCCACTTCCCCAAAAGACTCTCCCTGTACCGAAAGTCACTGATCTGCGAAAATTAGCTCAGGAGTCATCGGGAACAAAATCCCAATCTCCATTAATCTCAAATAGGCAAAAACTCAATCAAAGACAACTTGCTCAAACCTTACAACAACCTACTTCTCCTCAAACCAATCCTCCACAGACTTCTACTCCTCCGACAACTAATCCTTTTCCTCCTCCTCCCATTCCAGAATTTCTCAATCCTGGGGCGAATCCTCTGCTGTATCCTACCAACCCAACGGATGTGGATATCAGAGCAGTCGAACCGATCACTTTAGAGCAAGCGGTGGAAATTGCCCTCAAAAATAACGAACAACTCCAACAAGCGAGATTAGCCTTACAACGGGCCCAGGCAGAATTAAGAGAGGCAAGGGCCCAGTTATATCCCGAAGTCCGAACTAACATTGATTTTGAGCGGGAATCCAACTTTGGGGTCGATCGACAACGCGAAGCCGCCAATGAAACCGGTGAACCGTTTAACTTTCCTCTGGCAGAAGCAAGCGTTAACGGGCAAGTAGAACTAAACTATACAGTCTTTACTGCTGGCGAACGTCCAGCCCGTATTCGGCGAGGGCGCACAGAGGTTGAACGAAATCAGCTAGAAGTTGAACGAATTGCCGAAGAAGTTCGCTTTGATGCAGCAGATGCTTACTATATCCTGCAACGGGCCGATGCCGCCGTGGCCATCGCTCAAGCCGCCGTTGAAGATGCTTCTGTGAGTTTACGGGATGCTCGCTTACTCGAACAAGCCGGACTGGGAACTCGATTTTCTGTTCTTCAAGCTGAGGTAGATTTGTCCAGAGCTAACCAAGATTTAACCCGAGCGATCGCCGATCAACGGATTGCCAGAAGACGACTCGCGGAAATTTTGAGCGTGGGGCAACAAATCGAGTTAACCGCCGCCGACGAAATTGAGCCGGCTGGAGATTGGCCGATTTCCCTTGAGGAAACGATCGTTCAAGCGTATCAAAACCGAGCGGAGTTACAACAACAAGTTCTGCAAAAAGAAATTAATCGGCAAGATAGTCTTATTGCCTTAGCAACCACTAGACCGCAATTAGACTTTATCGCTAACTATAATTTTGATGATAGTTTTGATGATCGCTTTAGTGTGGCGGATGGTTATTTTTTCCTGGCTAGAATTCGCTGGTTAATCTTCGATGGAGGACGATCAGAGGCACAGGCAAGACAAGCTTACCGCAATATGGATATTGCTCAAACCGAGTTTGCTAGACTGCGGGACGAAATCCGCTTTAATGTCGAACAAGCTTACTTTGATCTGATTGCCAATCAGGAAAATATCCAAACGGCGGCTCTTAACGTCACCACAGCGACAGAAAGCCTTCGACTTGCCCGTTTACGGTTTCAAGCGGGGGTAGGAACTCAAATTGACGTAATTAACGCACAACGGGATTTAACCCAAGCTCGTAGCGATTACCTAACCGCGATTATCGAATATAACCGGTCTCTCAACAGTCTGCAACGACAAGTGAGTAATTGGCCGGATAATGTCTTGTTTGATGTGTTTTAA
- a CDS encoding DUF3368 domain-containing protein: MKNLEAKLDQGEAEAIILAVELNADQLLIYERLGRQEAIKLGLSLTGVLGVLLIAKKRGLIDNVKLVMDELISQTTIRVRNQLYNLILREANED; encoded by the coding sequence GTGAAAAATTTAGAAGCAAAGTTAGATCAAGGGGAGGCTGAAGCTATTATACTAGCGGTAGAATTAAATGCTGATCAACTATTAATTTATGAAAGGTTAGGAAGACAAGAAGCCATCAAACTAGGATTATCTTTAACAGGGGTGTTAGGTGTGCTTTTGATTGCTAAAAAAAGAGGTTTAATTGATAATGTTAAATTAGTAATGGATGAGTTAATTTCTCAAACAACTATTAGAGTCCGTAATCAACTCTATAATCTTATTCTTAGAGAAGCTAATGAAGATTAA
- a CDS encoding Uma2 family endonuclease: protein MLTSEIISQETLFNLPENTEWVDGQLLEKNGVTFQHSKIQSRLDYFWRNYMIAHNLGGEVCVEVPCRTLQQIRRPDVAYITQDLLEQFGEFNTLPQSFPLVAEVASPTDLIEDFLAKAEEYLEASCAEVWLIIPKVKYILILTEDQFLRFKSGEVAKTQKVLPEFSLVVDELFK from the coding sequence ATGCTCACTTCTGAAATTATTTCTCAAGAAACTTTATTTAATTTACCGGAAAATACCGAATGGGTTGACGGGCAATTATTGGAGAAAAATGGCGTGACTTTTCAACATAGCAAAATTCAATCTCGGTTAGATTATTTCTGGCGAAATTATATGATCGCTCATAATCTTGGGGGTGAGGTATGCGTCGAAGTTCCCTGTCGTACCCTTCAACAAATTCGTCGCCCTGATGTCGCTTATATTACTCAAGATTTGTTAGAACAATTCGGAGAGTTTAATACTTTACCCCAAAGTTTTCCCCTAGTTGCTGAAGTCGCTTCTCCTACAGATTTAATTGAGGATTTTTTGGCTAAAGCGGAAGAATATTTAGAAGCCAGTTGTGCTGAAGTTTGGTTAATTATTCCTAAAGTCAAATATATTTTGATTCTCACAGAAGATCAATTCCTGAGATTTAAATCCGGTGAAGTCGCTAAAACTCAGAAAGTTTTACCTGAATTTAGTTTAGTTGTCGATGAATTGTTTAAATAA
- a CDS encoding universal stress protein, with the protein MLEKILYADAGTGNSLEMLKVLMDFPAIRKAAMTILHVVPPQITTDALTEKWEEGNQLITKVLETVPVEPSKVSTILRQGDPKDTVCQVAEEMNADLIIMGSRGLKRLEAILENSVSQYVFQLTNHPMLLIKDDIYVKKIKRVMVALDKSPASDYALDFALFLLRDYGDAEIYLARVNPDLKADISLSRSEMEENPVIAPALAKVKRMGIPYHCLVTGGRPGEQICKLAEDNNIDLLLLGSPDRRPSVAKSLPDLDRLLGTSLSDYVRVNANCPVLLARKEGI; encoded by the coding sequence ATGCTAGAAAAGATCTTATATGCTGATGCAGGAACGGGTAATAGCCTAGAAATGTTAAAAGTTTTGATGGACTTTCCCGCCATCAGAAAAGCGGCTATGACAATTTTGCACGTCGTTCCGCCACAAATTACGACAGATGCGTTAACGGAAAAATGGGAAGAAGGGAATCAACTGATTACTAAGGTTTTAGAAACTGTTCCTGTCGAACCGAGTAAAGTGTCTACTATCCTGCGTCAAGGAGACCCGAAAGATACCGTCTGTCAAGTGGCAGAAGAAATGAATGCTGACTTGATTATTATGGGATCTCGCGGATTAAAACGCTTAGAGGCAATTTTAGAAAACTCTGTCAGTCAATATGTTTTCCAATTGACTAACCATCCGATGTTGTTGATTAAAGATGATATTTATGTTAAGAAAATTAAACGGGTGATGGTCGCTTTGGATAAGTCACCTGCCTCCGATTACGCTTTAGATTTTGCGCTGTTTTTACTGCGAGACTATGGGGATGCAGAAATCTATTTAGCCAGAGTTAATCCCGATTTAAAAGCGGATATCAGTTTATCTCGCTCAGAAATGGAAGAAAACCCTGTAATTGCTCCGGCGTTAGCTAAAGTAAAACGAATGGGTATTCCTTATCATTGTTTAGTGACTGGAGGCCGACCAGGGGAACAAATTTGTAAGTTAGCAGAGGATAATAATATTGATTTACTATTGTTAGGATCTCCGGATCGCCGTCCCTCTGTGGCTAAAAGTTTACCCGATCTCGATCGCTTATTAGGAACGTCTCTATCAGATTATGTTCGGGTAAATGCTAATTGTCCTGTGTTGTTAGCTCGTAAAGAAGGAATTTAA
- a CDS encoding 30S ribosomal protein S1 has protein sequence MTTTKNLSTKTIGFTHEDFEKLLDQYDYHFSPGDIVAGTVFSMEPRGALIDIGAKTAAYIPIQEMSINRVDDPSEVLQANETREFFILTDENEDGQLTLSIRRIEYMRAWERVRQLQTEDATVRSSVFATNRGGALVRIEGLRGFIPGSHISTREAKEDLVGQDLPLKFLEVDEDRNRLVLSHRRALVERKMNGLEVGQVVIGSVRGIKPYGAFIDIGGVSGLLHISEISHDHIDTPHSVFNVNDELKVMIIDLDAERGRISLSTKQLEPEAGDMLKNRDLVFEKAEEMAAKYREKMRAEAEGTPIEEEIDAPSALDEEELALAAAEE, from the coding sequence ATGACGACTACTAAAAACCTATCAACTAAAACTATTGGATTTACTCACGAAGATTTTGAGAAGCTTCTCGATCAATATGACTATCATTTTAGTCCTGGGGATATTGTCGCCGGGACGGTGTTTAGTATGGAGCCAAGGGGGGCCCTGATCGATATTGGAGCAAAAACAGCCGCTTATATCCCCATTCAAGAAATGTCAATTAACCGGGTTGACGATCCTAGCGAAGTGCTGCAAGCCAACGAAACCCGCGAATTTTTTATTCTAACGGATGAAAATGAAGATGGACAGTTAACCCTGTCTATTCGTCGTATTGAGTATATGCGAGCTTGGGAAAGAGTCCGTCAGCTACAAACCGAAGACGCGACCGTTCGTTCTAGTGTGTTTGCCACGAACCGAGGTGGGGCGCTCGTGAGAATAGAAGGGTTAAGAGGATTTATTCCGGGTTCTCATATTAGCACAAGGGAAGCCAAAGAAGATTTAGTTGGGCAAGACCTCCCCTTAAAATTCCTAGAGGTAGATGAAGACCGTAACCGCCTTGTTTTAAGCCATCGTCGTGCTTTAGTTGAGCGTAAGATGAATGGTTTAGAAGTGGGTCAAGTGGTGATTGGTTCAGTCCGGGGAATCAAACCTTATGGGGCATTTATTGACATCGGCGGTGTCAGTGGACTGTTACACATCTCGGAAATTTCCCACGATCATATTGATACGCCTCACAGTGTCTTTAATGTTAATGATGAGTTGAAAGTGATGATCATTGACTTAGATGCAGAAAGAGGACGCATTTCTTTATCGACTAAACAGTTGGAACCTGAAGCCGGGGATATGTTGAAAAACCGGGATTTAGTCTTTGAAAAAGCTGAAGAAATGGCGGCTAAATATCGGGAAAAAATGAGAGCAGAAGCAGAAGGTACGCCGATTGAAGAAGAAATCGATGCTCCTTCCGCATTAGATGAAGAAGAGTTAGCTCTGGCAGCAGCAGAGGAATAA
- the psbM gene encoding photosystem II reaction center protein PsbM: MQVNDLGFIATILFVLVPTVFLLILYIQTRKETEG; this comes from the coding sequence ATGCAAGTTAATGATTTAGGATTTATTGCCACAATTCTTTTTGTGTTAGTTCCCACCGTTTTTCTGTTGATTCTTTATATTCAAACCAGAAAAGAAACTGAAGGTTAA
- a CDS encoding UPF0175 family protein: MSLIISDEILNATGMSASELLIEIAVMLFQQERASLGKASKIANMNYVEFQQLLAQRNISMHYDVEEFEEDIKTLKETGWL; encoded by the coding sequence ATGAGCTTAATCATTTCTGATGAGATTCTAAATGCTACGGGAATGTCAGCCAGCGAATTATTAATAGAAATTGCGGTTATGCTATTTCAGCAAGAAAGAGCTAGTTTAGGAAAAGCTAGTAAAATTGCTAATATGAATTATGTAGAATTTCAACAGTTACTTGCTCAACGTAATATCTCAATGCACTATGATGTTGAAGAGTTTGAAGAAGATATTAAAACCCTTAAAGAGACAGGTTGGCTGTGA
- a CDS encoding 2Fe-2S iron-sulfur cluster-binding protein encodes MSSITFVKENKDVVVAQGANLREKALQNSIDIYTFKGKLTNCGGYGQCGTCIVEIVEGMENLSPKTDFEQRKLKKKPETYRLACQTLVNGPVKVKTKP; translated from the coding sequence ATGTCTAGTATTACGTTTGTTAAAGAAAATAAAGATGTTGTAGTGGCTCAAGGGGCGAATTTACGGGAAAAAGCCCTGCAAAATAGCATTGATATCTATACTTTTAAAGGAAAACTGACCAATTGTGGCGGTTATGGTCAATGTGGGACTTGTATCGTTGAAATTGTGGAAGGAATGGAAAACCTGTCCCCTAAAACGGATTTTGAGCAGCGCAAGCTCAAGAAAAAGCCCGAAACATACCGTTTAGCCTGTCAGACTCTCGTCAATGGCCCTGTCAAAGTTAAAACCAAGCCCTAA
- the nrdR gene encoding transcriptional regulator NrdR, which produces MECPYCQNTSSRVLESRSTEAGQSIRRRRECLQCKHRFTTYERIEFVPISVLKKDKSKESFDRSKLLRGIVRACEKTEVSAQQIENVVEEIEARLQQSPRREITSQEIGQLVLQYLRELNEVAYIRFASVYGEFKGITDFVETLNQLQQEERESSSSPEWSDAGEEATVIEDSSQVMASS; this is translated from the coding sequence ATGGAATGCCCCTACTGCCAAAATACCAGTAGCCGAGTGTTAGAGTCTCGGTCTACCGAAGCCGGTCAAAGTATTCGTCGTCGTCGAGAATGCTTACAGTGTAAACACCGGTTTACGACCTATGAACGGATAGAATTTGTTCCCATCAGTGTCCTAAAAAAAGATAAAAGCAAGGAATCCTTTGATCGCTCGAAATTATTGCGGGGAATCGTGCGAGCTTGTGAAAAAACCGAAGTTTCCGCTCAACAAATAGAGAATGTGGTTGAGGAAATAGAAGCGAGGTTACAACAAAGTCCCCGACGGGAAATAACCAGTCAAGAAATCGGGCAATTAGTCTTACAATATTTAAGAGAACTCAATGAAGTTGCCTATATTCGATTTGCCTCTGTTTATGGGGAGTTTAAAGGGATTACAGATTTTGTAGAAACTCTCAATCAACTGCAACAAGAAGAACGGGAAAGTTCATCATCTCCTGAGTGGTCAGATGCAGGGGAAGAAGCTACCGTGATAGAAGACTCCTCACAAGTAATGGCCTCCTCCTAA
- a CDS encoding photosystem II reaction center protein T, with product MESVAYILILTMALAVLFFAIAFREPPRIEK from the coding sequence ATGGAAAGTGTAGCTTACATTTTAATCTTAACTATGGCATTAGCCGTTCTCTTTTTTGCGATCGCCTTCCGCGAACCCCCCCGGATTGAAAAATAA
- the lpxD gene encoding UDP-3-O-(3-hydroxymyristoyl)glucosamine N-acyltransferase — MKFNLIIEQLDELIQSHSLTTNPDCNPDITQLAPLDEALSGHLSFIEGDKFASMIAKTNASALILPLNETLQTQATQQGIAWIATANPRLLFAHTIRLFYQPFRPSPGIHPTAVIDPDAQLGENVSIGANVVIQAGVKLGNEVCIHPNVVIYPGVTLGDRTILHGNCTIHERTVIGADCVIHSGAVIGSEGFGFVPTAEGWFKTEQSGITVLEDGVEVGCNSTIDRPAVGETRVKRNTKIDNLTHIAHGCQIGENCAFAAQVGLAGGVKVGNRVILAGQVGVANQAKIGDGAIASAQTGIPNDVAAGEIVSGSPCVPNKLYLKVSAIYKRLPEMYQALKQIQKQLEKNS, encoded by the coding sequence ATGAAATTTAATCTGATTATTGAACAACTCGACGAGTTGATTCAATCTCATAGTCTGACTACCAACCCAGATTGTAATCCGGACATTACCCAACTTGCTCCCCTTGATGAAGCGCTATCCGGTCATCTTAGCTTTATAGAAGGGGATAAATTTGCTTCGATGATCGCCAAAACAAACGCTTCTGCCTTAATTTTACCTCTTAATGAAACGTTACAAACCCAGGCAACCCAACAGGGGATCGCTTGGATCGCTACAGCTAACCCTCGATTATTATTTGCTCACACAATTCGATTATTTTATCAACCTTTTCGCCCCTCTCCGGGCATTCATCCCACTGCGGTAATTGATCCAGATGCCCAACTTGGAGAAAATGTCTCCATCGGTGCTAATGTGGTCATTCAAGCTGGGGTAAAACTGGGTAATGAGGTTTGTATTCATCCCAATGTAGTTATCTATCCAGGAGTCACTCTCGGCGATCGCACGATTCTTCATGGGAATTGTACCATTCATGAACGAACTGTGATCGGCGCAGACTGTGTGATTCATAGTGGCGCAGTTATTGGATCAGAGGGGTTTGGGTTTGTTCCTACTGCCGAGGGATGGTTTAAAACGGAACAATCGGGGATTACCGTTTTAGAAGATGGGGTAGAAGTGGGGTGTAATAGTACCATCGATCGCCCGGCTGTGGGAGAAACGCGAGTTAAACGCAATACCAAGATAGACAATTTAACTCATATTGCTCACGGTTGCCAAATTGGAGAAAATTGTGCTTTTGCGGCGCAAGTTGGGTTAGCAGGAGGGGTAAAAGTCGGAAACCGAGTCATTTTAGCCGGACAGGTAGGAGTTGCCAATCAAGCGAAAATTGGAGATGGGGCGATCGCGTCTGCCCAGACCGGTATTCCTAATGATGTGGCGGCAGGAGAAATTGTTTCTGGGAGTCCTTGTGTGCCCAATAAATTGTATCTTAAAGTCTCTGCGATTTATAAACGGTTGCCGGAAATGTATCAAGCTTTAAAACAGATTCAAAAACAGTTAGAAAAAAATTCTTAG
- a CDS encoding nucleotidyltransferase family protein yields MAKIATELIPLIEKRTGLSSLSIASFCEYWQITKMALFGSVLRSDFNDNSDIDVLLKFAPNARQGLLTLARIKHQLEEFTGREVDLLIWQSIEKSENPIRQAEILSSAQIIYEQR; encoded by the coding sequence ATGGCTAAAATAGCGACCGAACTTATTCCTTTGATTGAAAAACGAACAGGTCTTTCTTCTTTATCTATTGCTTCTTTTTGTGAGTATTGGCAAATTACAAAAATGGCATTGTTTGGCTCTGTTTTACGCTCAGATTTTAATGATAATAGTGATATTGATGTTCTTCTAAAATTTGCTCCTAATGCACGACAAGGTTTATTAACCCTTGCTCGAATTAAACATCAACTCGAAGAATTTACAGGACGCGAAGTGGATCTTTTAATTTGGCAATCTATAGAAAAATCGGAAAATCCTATTCGACAAGCAGAAATTCTCTCCTCCGCACAAATAATTTATGAACAGAGATAG
- a CDS encoding DUF6887 family protein has translation MNKELSNMNNKELRQYLSEHRHDEEAFSQALEILLSRKKDLLKYPPPSQMDYQEIEAIFKASLNQE, from the coding sequence ATGAACAAAGAACTGTCTAATATGAATAATAAGGAACTTCGTCAATATTTATCTGAACATCGCCACGATGAAGAAGCCTTTAGTCAAGCTTTAGAGATATTACTCAGCCGCAAAAAAGATCTGTTGAAATATCCCCCACCTTCCCAAATGGACTATCAGGAAATCGAAGCAATTTTTAAAGCGAGTTTAAATCAAGAATAA